The Engystomops pustulosus chromosome 3, aEngPut4.maternal, whole genome shotgun sequence region TAATGCGAGAGACAATATAGCTGAGAGGATAAAAACTGAAATGACCAGGGGTATGATGAAgatgtgtttgtcttttagaagacATTTTCCAGAGACTCGTTAAGACCAGCCGGCATAAGACACTGGAGTTTATAGATCCAGTACATTTCGCGTTTCTTTAGATAATCGAAACGCTGGGATGTGGAAGGACTCACATGTTCAATCGGTGTTATGCTAAATTCCCTATAATTTTGTTTGTGATATAGGGCCACATGTCTAGAAATACTGTGAAGGAGAAAGCCGTTAGTGATGTTACTCCGATGTTTGTTCAAACGTTCTCTTAGTGGTTGAATGGTGCGGCCAATGTACTGTAATTTGCAAGTACATTTGATCAAGTAGATAACAAAGTTGGAGCTACAGTTAAGGAAATATTTGATTTCAAACACCTCCCCAGTTGTGTTAGATTGAAAGGTAGACCTTTTGTGGTGTATGGTTTCGCAGCACTTACAGAGGTTGTGACCACATTTAtaactgcctaaaacttttggaaaaaaagatAGGTCAGATATGGTTTTTTTGGAGGTGCGTAAACGGCTAGGTGCTAGGATATTTTTTAGAGAAAGTGGTCGTCGAAAGGTGATAGTGGGATTGGCAGAGATACTATTTTTGAGATATGGGTCGTGAAGTAATAGATTCCAGTGTTTTTTAAGGATACGTTTAATTCTGCCACCATCGTTGGAGTAAGTGGTGATAAAATTGGCTTGGTTGAAAGCTTCTCCGGTCTTTCTTAAGCTTGGTTTCAGGCATTCGTCTTGGCTGAGAGCGCCTGCCTTGGCGCAGGCGGAGGAGATGAGCGGGGGAGGGTAGCCTTTGGCTTTAAACCTGTCTTTTAAGACTGTACTTTGTGTAATATAATCATCATTAGTGGTGCAGTTGCGTCTTATTCTTTTGAACTGACCAAAaggtatatttgttttccattttttgaaaTGGTTGCTCGTAAAGTCCAGGTAACTATTACTGTCGACagctttaaaaaaggttttggtaAGAATCTTCTGATCAACATGATAGACTGTGACATCGAGGAATTCAGCGAAGTTCGATGTAATGTTAGAAGTGAACTGTAAACCCCACTCATTAGTGTTGAGATCCTCAATGAAATCTAAAGCTTCCTTCTCACTCCTCCCTCTTGTCTGACGCCTTTTTCTCTTCACATTCTTCATCCGTTACCTCCGGATCCTGAGATTCATCTCCTCTGATCTCAGCTTCTATTTTTCCTGACTCTTTTACAAATAGCCAAGTTTTAGACAATGAAGATTTGGTTGCGCCGAACACTGGACACAGAACATAGAGGTCCAGAAGGGAAGCCACGAGAGGGGAATTTTAGGGAAAAACCACAGTCACGAGAGGGGAACCAAAGGTGTAACCAAGAACGTAAGGTGTAACACAGCCACAAGAGGGGAACGCAAGATGTAACACAGCCACGAGAGGGGAACGCAAGGTGTAACACAGCCACGAGAGGGGAACGCAAGGTGTAACACAGCCACGAGAGGGGAACGTAATGTGTAACACTGCCACGTGAGGGGAATGTAACGTGTAACACAGCCACGAGAGGGGAACGTAAGGTAAGATGTAACTTGTAACCTGCTCAATCATTTATTTGCTTGTtgatatgtacaggaggaggagggggcggccGGATGGTTCTGCCCCCATCTACATGTGACAGGACAAAGTGCAGCCACTGCAAGACGACGGCACAGCGGAGCCCATTATGTGGAGGCAGCTCCTGGAGGAGGGCAGGTGAGGGGGGCAGCAGTGGGACCCCAAAGGTCATCCCCTATACAGGAGTGATCACCCATACATGGGTGGAGTTACACGTCCTACGCATCATAAATCCTATCCTAAGTTTTATACTCTCCAAACAGAGCTGGAGAAATCCTGGTGGCTGAACGGTTCGGCTCTGGTCACAGTATGCATGTGCCCTATAGGCTTCTTCTGTGTGCATGATGTATATGGGAGGCCTCCGATTGTCAGCTAATTAACCCTATGATGTCCTGTGCAGCCTCGTTATCACAGGAATGGATAGTTACAATGTTTCTATGTACAGAAAGTCAGTTCGGGCCCCTGAATACTAGCGCCACGTTCACAATAGCTGAGCGTCATGACCCCGTTCacatttgttacaatgttgcaGGTGACGTAGTAATTGTTGGGCTTGTGATGTCTCCATATAACCCCAACCAAAAGGAGGATGGGGGGGTGGGGTGTCACATATTACAACACAACGTATGGTGGGACTCCGCTGTCTCCTAGGCACATAATACGCCCCATGTCACCCATAACCCAGTGCTCTTGTCTGATACAAAGGGTAATAGTTAACAGTGGGGGCAGGTGCAAAATCACAGAAAATAGATGTTTATCCACAGATTAAAGGTTCTGTTATTTAGTAATTCTGGGTGATCAGAGACCCTCAAGGTCTCTCCTCAGTTATCAGAGTTGGAAATGTTGCGGTGGGAAACTCTAGATCTTCATGTAGTCTCCTGTGATGTTGCTCCCTGATGTCTGGTTCTCTGTAGGTCGGCCATTAATGACCATTGGCCTCGCTGCCTCCTGATCCCGGTCGCGGTTGGTTTGGGGGGCGCTCTTCTGTGTTGGAAGCTGCATGGACAAAAGACAAAGTCTATTGAGCTGGGAGAAGGCTGGTGGGGTCCAGGGGAGAAGCCTCACTCACACGGGGAGGACACACGTGTGCGTCCCTTCGTCATTGAAGCCTCAGAAGCCGATATCGAGGTATGGGATCATACGTGTAGGATATGAACACGTGTATTGATCACATATGGTTATATACTCTGGTTCTCTACACAGGATCTTCACGCACGCTTGGATGATACAAGATTCTTCTTGCCTCTAGAAGACTCCAGATTTCACTATGGGTTTAATTCCACCCATCTAAAGAAGGTCATCTCTTACTGGAGGAACGCGTATGACTGGAAGAAGCAAGTCAAGATCCTAAATAAGTATCCACACTTCAAGACCACCATAGAAGGTGCAGAGACATCAGACGGTGGGTAACCGCTAGACCAGAGAGGTCCATATCTCCTCACCATGTTCTTCATCCCGCAGGTTTGGACATTCATTTCATCCATGTGAAGCCATCACATCTGACCCCTGGACAGAAGGTCTATCCAATCCTCATGGTCCATGGTTGGCCGGGCTCCTTCTACGAGTTCTACCACATCATTCCGCTCCTGACAGATCCTGGGAATCATGATCTGGATCCAAATATTGCCTTTGAGGTCATCTGTCCATCAATCCCTGGATATGGATTTTCTGGGGCTTCATCAAAGAAGGGTTAGTATGAACTAGAACGTCCTGGCCAGGATCACAATGTCAACGGGAGGCTTAATATCCAACTACTACACGGTGCAGAGTGGTAACAGGTCGTCAGAATTTGTGAATTGTTGGTATTGACCTGCTCTTCTCCTTGTATCTAGGATTCAATGCCTTTGCTGCAGCCCGGATCTTCTACAAGTTGATGCTGAGACTTGGATTCCATGACTTTTACCTGCAGGGTGGAGACTGGGGCAGTAGAATCACCTGTATATTATCTCAGATGAGGCCAGAGTATGTGTACGGCCTCCTAATTATACTCATTTCTTCTAATGTTTGCTGTCCATCTTCCATGGTCCATGTCTTGCTCTTCTAGGTCAGTAAAGGGTCTCCATCTAAACTTTGTGCTACTTCCTACTGGAAGATTAGGTAGACTGAAATCCCTGCTGCTTGGTCGATATGCACCATGGCTGGTGGGACTGACCAGAGAAGACGTCCGGCGTATTTACCCCTATATGGAGAAGAATGTGTTTGCAATCCTACGGGAGACGGGGTACCTGCACATACAGGCCACCAAACCGGACACCATCGGTGAGAGGCCGATGCTGGTGGAGCTCCTAGGGGGGGAGATCTTCTGGTAGACTCTCCCGTAGTAACCCTATAAGTGCCGGTTCCTTCTATGGTTGATGGTTTTTCAGTGAGGGCAGGGATCCTGAGTGTAATATCCCGGGACAGGAGAAAGAGGAGACATTGCTCGTTTTTTCTCTGGCTTTAAAACCTACACATCTCCCCCTCTGCTCTTGCCCCCCGAAGGTTCGGCTCTGAACGACTCTCCGGCTGGACTCGCTGCCTACATCCTAGAGAAGTTTTCAACGTGGACGGACAGTTCCTTCCGGGAAGAAGAGGATGGTGGCCTTAACAGGTCCAAAGTCACAaagatattgggggggggggggcacgattTTAGCACGATTCGTGCACCAAAAGCATGGCCTGCGCcacaattgataaatgccccacaaTGTACCGACATTGCTGCACTCATACTTCTGCTGTAGTATCATGTACATGTTCAGGGCTATTTGGTTGTAAGTCATTCCTCCATAACTGCCCATGTACATGCAGCCTCGGCTCAGCTGCGCACCACTAGCCGCCCCCAAAACTTATTTCTATAGGATGATCCCATTGGCTCCTATATcacagctgcattcacaattttaCTAGATTTGTCTTCACTATAAGAGCAGAATCATGaatacagctctggatgtgtacaggattttgtACTATCACCCCATAATCTTGTTATATGGcctggaaggaggggggggggttgctgttgACTGATCCTGCATTCTCTCTTCTGCGCAGGAAGTTCTCCCTCGATGATCTCCTGACCAACGTCATGATCTACTGGGTGACAGGATCCATCGCCTCGTCCATGAGGTTCTATAAGGAGGGCTTTACCCGAAACTATAACCACACCCCCGACACCAAGTGAGGCTGGAGATGGGGGAGGGGTGCTGGAACCGCTGGCTGTTTCCTATACAGTACTGCCCCTGTCCATAGGTCATGTCTGGTAGTACAGCACTGTAGGGGGGCCCTGTGCTCAGTGTGCGGCCCCTGCAGCACGGTAGGGGGCGCCCTATCCTCCGTGTGTGGCCCCAGTAGCAGTGTAGGGGGCGTCCTGTCCTCTGTGTGTGGCCCCAGGAGCAGTGTAGGGGGCGTCCTGTCCTCTGTGATTGGCCCCAGGAGCAGTGTAGGGGGTGGCCTGTCCTCTGTGATTGGCCCCAGGAGCACTGTAGGGGGCGTCCTGTCCTCTGTGATTGGCCCCAGGAGCACTGTAGGGGGCGTCCTGTCCTCTGTGATTGGCCCCAGGAGCACTGTAGGGGGCGTCCTGTCCTCTGTGATTGGCCCCAGGAGCACTGTAGGGGGCGTCCTGTCCTCTGTGATTGGCCCCAGGAGCACTGTAGGGGGTGCCCTGTCCTCTGTGATTGGCCCCAggagcagtgtagggggcgccCTGTCCTCTGTGATTGGCCCCAGGAGCAGTGTAGGGGGTGCCCTGTCCTCTGTGATTGGCCCCGggagcagtgtagggggcgccCTGTCCTCCGTGTGTGGCCCCAGGAGCAGTGTAGGGGGCGTCCTGTCCTCAGTGTGTGTGGCCCCGggagcagtgtagggggcgccCTGTCCTCCGTGTGTGGCCCCAGGAACAGTGTATGGGGCGTACTGTCCTCTGTGTGTGTGGCCCCAGGAGCACTGTAGGGGGCGTCCTGTCCTCTGTGTGTGTGGCCCCAGGAACAGTGTATGGGGCGTACTGTCCTCTGTGTGTGTGGCCCCAGGAGCAGTGTAGGGGGTGCCCTGTCCTCTGTGATTGGCCCCAGGAGCAGTGTAGGGGGTGCCCTGTCCTCTGTGATTGGCCCCAGGAGCAGTGTAGGGGGTGCCCTGTCCTCTGTGATTGGCCCCAGGAGCAGTGTAGGGGGTGCCCTGTCCTCTGTGATTGGCCCCAGGAGCAGTGTAGGGGGTGCCCTGTCCTCTGTGATTGGCCCCAGGAGCAGTGTAGGGGGTGCCCTGTCCTCCGTGTGTGGCCCCAGGAGCAGTGTAGGGGATGCCCTGTCCTCTGTGATTGGCCCCAGGAGCACTGTAGGGGGCGCCCTGTCCTCTGTGATTGGCCCCTGCAGCACTGTAGGGGGCGCCCTGTCCTCTGTGATTGGCCCCTGCAGCACTGTAGGGGGcgccctgtcctgtgtgtgtggccCCGGGAGCAGTGTAGGGGGTGCCCTGTCCTCTGTGATTGGCCCCTGCAGCACTGTAGGGGTggcctgtcctgtgtgtgtggccCCGGGAGCAGTGTAGGGGGTGCCCTGTCCTCTGTGATTGGCCCCTGCAGCACTGTAGGGGGCGCCCTGTCCTCTGTGATTGGCCCCCGCAGCACTGTAAGGGGCGCCCTGTCCTCTGTGATTGGCCCCCGCAGCACTGTAGGGGGCGCCCTGTGACCTTGCATGTTATTTATGGTCGGCCTCTTCTTCCAGGGTCGGGGTGTCTGTGCCCGCGGGTATCGCTGCTTTCCCCTGTGAGATGGTCCACGCTCCCCGGGTCTGGGCCAGGCAGAAGTTCCACAACATCATCTCCTACACCTACCTCCCCCGCGGGGGGCACTTTGCTGCCTTTGAGGAGCCAGAACTTCTGGCCCGTGACATCCAGAATTTTGTATCGAAAGTGGAGAAGAAATAAACGAAGAAGGAAAAGAGAATCAggaacatccagagctgcagtaaagactgacacatcAGATTATAGGATTGTACCCCTCGCTGCGGGTGCTGTATCCCAGGGTGAGGGGGTTcattgaaaatatggaaaataaaaTGACTTCTTGAACCTTCTGTGTCAGGACTCAGgtggctgttacattgtatcaagaggttctgcaggggggggggggaatcatcgCTGGCAGCGGTCCGGACGTTACAAGTCTGCAGTACCCAGACTGTCCACTGTGTGTCACTGCTGCTCCATGAATCTCCAGGCAGAGATCGCTCCATCCAACTCCATCACTTCCCATagacagcgccccccgcaggagcCTCCAGGCCCGCACTGCTAAGGGCTGTCATGTCATGTATTAGCAGTGGTGGCTCCAGGGGATTGTGGCCCCCCAGTGCTGGAAACTTTTTAGATGGTGTAAACAAAACTTGTTGCTTAGAAATTGTAAcaatatgtgcatatatatatatatataaataaataagaggaccagaaccaagattactacataagtacagcaccagaaccaagattactacataagtacagcaccagaaccaagattactacataagtacagcaccagaaccaagataagaAGTAAAAGAAGTCTCCATTTGGCTCCTCCTCATAGGAGATGATACCAGAGAATAACAGCTCAGGGGATGATTATTGGATTGGAGGAGTCTCTTCTTATTCTAGCCGTctgccatgtcagcttcttccagccgcCAATAGGGTGAGGGTTACACTGCATATTGGCCACATACTGTAACCATACAGTAACAAAGCTCCCGCTAGAGGTACCGGGGCCCCAATGTATACATTTACCATGCCGCCAAAGTAGCCAATGGCTTCTTTTGTACTGCGATCAGGTCCGGCGATCAGCGCTGGGATCAGGTCCGGCGATCAGCGATGGGATCAGGTCCGGCGATCAGCGATGGGATCAGGTCCGGCGATCAGCGATGGGATCAGGTACAGCGATCAGTATTGGGTTCAGGTCCAGTGATCAGTACTGGGGTCCGGTCCAGCGATCAGCACTGGGATCAGGTCCAGCGATCAATACTGGGGTCAGGTACAGCGATCAGTACTGGCATCAGGTCCGGGTGATCAGTATTGGGTTCAGGTCCAGCGATCAGCACTGGGATCAGGTCCGGGTGATCAGTACTGGGATCAGGTCCAGCGATCAGCACTGGGATCAGGTCCAGCGATCAGCACTGGGATCAGGTACAGCGATCAGTATTGGGTTCAGGTCCAGTGATCAGTACTGGGGTCCGGTCCAGCGATCAGCACTGGGATCAGGTCCAGCGATCAGTACTGGGATCAGGTCCAGCGATCAGTACTGGGATCAGGTCCAGCGATCAGTACTGGGATCAGGTCCAGCGATCAGTACTGGGGTCAGGTCCGGGTGATCAGTACTGGGGTCAGGTCCGGGTGATCAGTACTGGGATCAGGTCCGGCTATCAGTACTGGGGTCAGGTCCGGGTGATCAGTACTGGGGTCAGGTCCGGGTGATCAGTACTGGGATCAGGTCCAGCGATCAGCACTGGGATCAGGTCCGGGTGATCAGTACTGGGATCAGGTCCAGCGATTAGTACTGGGGTCAGGTACAGCGATCAGTATTGGGTTCAGGTCCAGTGATCAGTACTGGGGTCAGGTCCAGCGATTAGTACTGGGGTCAGGTCCAGCGATCAGTACTGGGATCAGGTCCAGCGATCAGTACTGGGATCAGGTCCAGCGATCAGTATTGGGGTCAGGTCCAGTGTTTAGTATTGGGTTCAGGTTTGCACCCCAGAAACCCGGTTGTGGAGTTTTGGGTGAAAGAAGCCGAAGCTTCTGAGATTATGATTGGCTGTGGGGCAGGTATCGCTTGgcggttctgagaggcgcagcgGGTCCTGTTATTGTGGGAGGCGGTGGCTTTGTGCCCGCGCTAAATCTCATCAGCGCCGGAATACGGCCCCAAACTGCTTCTCATTAATAATCTTGGCCGAGTGACCGGATAAACAGAACCTCTGCCCACAGCACAATCTTACATCATGTTTTCGgctccagtcacagccaaagctgcgCACACACATCTGCTTTCCTGTGCTGGGGCTGAAGTAACTCAATGCAATCTTAAGTGACAGCaggatagtgactgcagctctggatgtgactacagGACCAAACACaaaagcagaatagtgactgcagctctggatgtgactacagGACCAAacacaacagcagaatagtgaatgcagctctggatgtgactagagcatgtGGCAGGGGTATAGCAGAGCCCTCTGTGTGACTGGAGATGTGCATGGAGAACCCTAGTCACATCCGGAGCAGCAGCGCACCCGTCATCGCTCCAATAATTGATGTCACTTTTGTTTCAATTTAGGAaattaatctgccccattgggtttgAAGTGGAGTCTTGCTGAGCGATTTCTCCTGGTCCCTGGCTGCTTgcggtgtgtatggagggtgagAGCCCCAAAGCTGAGCAGAAGGAGCCGGGAAAGGCTCTGGTCATAGCCCCgggagaggagcagcagcacCACCAGCAGGTCCCAATGTCATGTGGGAGGGCACATGAGCGCTGCCCTCTCACTCATTGGCCCAGCCTTAGTCACATGATCAGGTCCCCGTATACACAATGTGCAGCTGCTGAACCATTCGGGTGATTATGCTGAGGAGTAGCGCACTTTGGTGAAGTCCCCCCTCACTGGAGACACGCGCCCCCCCCAGGACTGGCACTGACGGGGTGTGGCCCCCACCAGTTACACAATTCGGGGTCACTGGCAGTCAGGGCGGCGCTGCTTTTCCTCATGTTCTGTATTTGGGAGGGTTTTGCTTTTCCTCGGAGCCTCGAGGACAAATCTCGTCTGTTCTCAGCGCGAAATTCAATTACCGAGCCGCGTCCTGGCCGAAAACTGAGGATTCACATCCAGCTCCCCCCTGCTCAAGATCCACATGGGGGCGCCACAAACACCGGCACATGGGCGGGGGGGGGAGCCCCAACCGCCAGCACAGAGTGCGTCCCAACATCAAACACAGGAGGAACCCCAGACACTGATACAGGGGGGCCGTCACATCTAACATAGGGGATGCCCCAAATACCACCACAGGGGGAGCCCAAACCATCCAGACCAGGGAGCGCCCCAAACATCTAGCCACCAGGGACACCCGGTCACCTGGACTAGttgatatcacagtcctgctgctactaacaaattacacagaggactgattacacatctctcctgggacaacaaCAGAcagtggatgcagagagcacagagcacagcagtgtgaggtctgattacacatctctccagggacaatacataacactggctgcagagagcacagagcacagcagtgtgaggtctgattacacatctctccagggacaatacataacactggctgcagagagcacagagcacagcagtgtgaggtctgattacacatctctccagggacaatacataacactggctgcagagagcacagcagtgtgaggtctgattacacatctctcctgggacaacaaCAGAcagtggatgcagagagcacagagcacagcagtgtgaggtatgattacacatctctccagggacaatacataacactggctgcagagagcacagagcacagcagtgtgaggagaccctCAGGACAATCCTGGAGTACGATTCCTTAGCTCTGTTGTAGTGTGtggggctgagctgtaatactacACATGACCTGTGGACAGATGTGGCGCTATGATGCCGGGGTGACATATCACAGGTCCTTCTGTATGGCACCTGGTGTTAGGGTGGGGGCTAACGCTCTCTATTTAGCAGAGAACGACTACGGTGCGACACGTATgaagaaatagtaaaaattatGCGATTTTGGGTGAAAGAAATGAAGGAAATAAATTGTTGCAGTCTCAGGGATGAGCGGCAAAAACTGTCACATTGTAGCAAAAAGGAAAGTGTCGGGCTGTATGAAGCCTCAGCCTGTAGCACCCCTCCCGTGCCCGGGGTCGCCCTCCCTCGGCCGCACGTGTTCTGAGTTATAGCGGCACCTGCCCCGTTCCAGCACTCCGGGCGCCGCCGTCACGGTAACCTCCCACTTTGCTGCTTTTCACTTTTATTGTGAGGATGTAATAAACTGTTCCTTcccggaggatgaggaggaggaggaggcagggaacaCGTGAGGAGAGATTACAGCCTCCACCACGGCACGTGCCGCAACGAGGGACAAGGAAACCTCCAAAATAGTACAAATATACTAAAAAAAGTCTTTGCACTCCCTCTTCTTCCATATGACGGgcgggaggatgatgggaggatgatggggggatgatggggggatgatgggggggatgatgggggggatgatgggggggatgatgggggggatgatgggggggatgatgggggggatgatgggggggatgatgggggggatgatgggaggatgatgggaggatgatgggaggatgatgggaggatgatgggaggatgATGGGGGCCGCACTGTAACGTCCGGAGGACGCGGAGATGATGGTGCAGGGCGAGGCTCCCGGGTGCAGCCTCCGAGGCCTCCTGCACTGGGGTCACGTGGGGTCACACCTCAGGGGGAAATCCAAGACACTTTTCGGATTGCCGCTGGCTCCTCGTGGTGTAAGGATCAGACAGTTCATGATCCAGAGAATTTGTCCCAATTCATCAGGAGATGCGCCTAATATTCCAGACACCGGGTCAGCACAGGGAAGGCCGGACCACGGCCCGTATCATGTGTCATGCTAGAGTTTGGTGGATCAGGTTCTGGACAGCTTGGATCTGGGTTGGCTTTGGTTAGATCGGGCCAAGATGTGGTTGGATCAGGATTTGGGTTAATCCGATAGAAGTGGAGACGAGTTGTATCCGGGCAGGATCGGGAGGGCGCGGGGCAGGATCGGGAGGGCGCGGGGCAGGAACGGGAGGGCGCGGGGCAGGATCGGGAGGGCGCGGGGCAGGATCGGGGGGGGCGCGGGGCAGGATCGGGGGGGGCGCGGGGCAGGATCGGGAGGGCGCGGGGCAGGATCGGGAGGGCGCGGGGCAGGATCGGGAGGGCGCGGGGCAGGATCGGGAGGGCGCGGGGCAGGATCGGGAGGGCGCGGGGCAGGATCGGGAGGGCGCGGGGCAGGATCGGGAGGGCGCGGGGCAGGAACGGGAGGGCGCGGGGCAGGAACGGGAGGGCGCGGGGCAGGAACGGGAGGGCGCGGGGCAGGAACGGGAGGGCGCGGGGCAGGATCGGGAGGGCGCGGGGCAGGATCGGGAGGGCGCGGGGCAAGATCACATACACATGGGCTACTTGGGGTTGTGGATTTATATTGGACCAGGTTCTGGCTTGGGCCCAGTTCTCACCTGTGTTTGAATTCGCTACCAGTTTCTGTCAGGGATCTGATGTGAATAGAGGAAGAATCCATTACCATTCTGTGAGAGTCCCTGTTTTCCTTGCTGGGTTCTGGTTGTGGTTCCGGTTCTGGTTACTCTGGGTTGGGGGTTCGGTGTTTCCTTGGATCTAGATGACAGTCTTCAGGGATTGGCTGCAGTATGAACGGATCAGCAGCCAATCCGATAGCAGAGATTCTCCCGCCGCACAGACAAGTGACAAGGAACCTCCCGCCAGTGACGAGCtccggaagtgacgtcacccGTGGGCGGCCCGTAGCGCTGGTTGCTAGGACGCGTTGCCGTGGAGACGGGAGCATTTCCTGGTGACTGACGCCGGAGGAGCAGGATGGAGCTGTCCCTGTCGCTGGTTCCCGGCCTGAGCCCCGAGCAGTGCGCGGCCCTCCGCACCTCCCTCCAGCTCCTCCGCAGGGACATGCGCCTCTCCAGCCTCCAGTGCTGGGGGAAGATCCTGGGGGTGCGGGGGGACTATTACATCGCACAGGGCACCgagggggaggagcagctgcGCGGCAGGAGGAGCTTCTACAGGTGAGGGGCACAGGGGGCGGGGTGTAACTAATAGAGGGGCACAGGGGGCAGGGTAACTAATAGAGGGGCAGAGGGGGTGGGGGTAACTAATAGAGGGGCACAGGGGGCGGGGTGTAACTAATAGAGGGGCACAGGGGGCGGGGTGTAACTAATAGAggggcacagggggcggggccaaCTAATAGAGAGGCAGAGGAGGCGGGGTGTAACTAATAGAGGGGCACAGGGGGTGGGGGTAACTAATAGAGGGGCACAGGGGGCGGGGTGTAACTAATAGAGGGGCACAGGGGGCGGGGTGTAACTAATAGAGGGGCACAGGGGGCGGGGTGTAACTAATAGAGGGGCACAGGGGGCGGGGTGTAACTAATAGAGGGGCACAGGGGGCGGGGTGTAACTAATAGAGGGGCACAGGGGGTGAAGGCAACTAATAGAggggcacagggggcggggcataactaatagaggggcacagggggcggggcataactaatagaggggcacagggggcgggggtaactaatagaggggcacaggtggcGGGGGTAACTAATAG contains the following coding sequences:
- the LOC140120824 gene encoding epoxide hydrolase 1-like; protein product: MWRQLLEEGRSAINDHWPRCLLIPVAVGLGGALLCWKLHGQKTKSIELGEGWWGPGEKPHSHGEDTRVRPFVIEASEADIEDLHARLDDTRFFLPLEDSRFHYGFNSTHLKKVISYWRNAYDWKKQVKILNKYPHFKTTIEGLDIHFIHVKPSHLTPGQKVYPILMVHGWPGSFYEFYHIIPLLTDPGNHDLDPNIAFEVICPSIPGYGFSGASSKKGFNAFAAARIFYKLMLRLGFHDFYLQGGDWGSRITCILSQMRPESVKGLHLNFVLLPTGRLGRLKSLLLGRYAPWLVGLTREDVRRIYPYMEKNVFAILRETGYLHIQATKPDTIGSALNDSPAGLAAYILEKFSTWTDSSFREEEDGGLNRKFSLDDLLTNVMIYWVTGSIASSMRFYKEGFTRNYNHTPDTKVGVSVPAGIAAFPCEMVHAPRVWARQKFHNIISYTYLPRGGHFAAFEEPELLARDIQNFVSKVEKK